The proteins below come from a single Vibrio cyclitrophicus genomic window:
- a CDS encoding cytochrome b gives MAFVIIYATTAGYVMHYVTSHPELFSFLSVLNMSLATIATPLLIARYIWSHFRSSPEMPLSIPKRQQCVAKLTHSLMYLVMFMVFSSGYLMLKEPYSLFWLTNVNNLITEPSINHFFFYLHSASCITLACLIVLHISAALKHHFVSKNYVLKMML, from the coding sequence ATGGCTTTCGTCATCATCTATGCAACAACCGCAGGGTATGTGATGCACTATGTCACTAGCCATCCAGAACTGTTTTCTTTTCTGTCTGTGCTTAATATGTCATTGGCAACCATTGCAACACCGTTGCTCATTGCACGTTATATTTGGAGCCATTTTCGCTCATCACCGGAGATGCCACTCTCAATCCCAAAGCGACAGCAGTGCGTTGCCAAACTGACTCACTCATTGATGTATCTAGTGATGTTCATGGTTTTTAGTTCCGGTTATTTGATGCTGAAAGAGCCTTATTCTCTATTCTGGTTAACGAACGTCAATAATCTAATTACCGAACCTTCAATCAACCACTTCTTTTTCTATTTACATAGTGCCAGTTGCATTACCTTAGCCTGTCTAATTGTTTTGCATATTAGCGCAGCACTGAAGCACCACTTTGTCTCTAAGAACTATGTATTGAAGATGATGCTCTAG
- a CDS encoding tetratricopeptide repeat protein yields the protein MLRILLIAVFSLVTTMSLASEEVKYSDKEYVDRPLMERYILDELKQLRMEQQDLERRLTIQMTDRELSVADKSLNYANVTVTYFFYIIAGVASLIALVGWQSLKELKHTTKEMADQRLNSIAQDYEKKFNLLERDLKRKTRIISENNREIEIINEIHNLWLRAQNAQTAEQKIETYDEILKVRPGDLEALTHKADAAMDMREYHWAMSLCNRVLEVDDQNAHALYQRACAYARLGAEGQAIDDLERSIETSGSMRELLAEEPDFEMLRGLERFEALFEE from the coding sequence ATGCTTCGAATTCTATTGATTGCAGTGTTCTCACTGGTAACAACCATGAGCCTTGCAAGCGAGGAAGTTAAATACTCAGACAAAGAGTATGTAGACCGACCACTGATGGAGCGCTACATCCTAGATGAGTTGAAGCAGTTGCGAATGGAACAACAAGATCTTGAGAGACGCCTAACTATACAGATGACCGATCGTGAACTGTCTGTTGCCGACAAGTCGCTCAACTATGCGAATGTCACCGTGACGTATTTCTTCTACATTATTGCAGGTGTTGCTTCACTCATTGCGTTGGTGGGGTGGCAATCACTTAAAGAGCTCAAACATACCACCAAAGAAATGGCCGACCAGCGGCTGAATTCGATTGCTCAAGATTATGAAAAGAAATTTAACCTTCTTGAAAGGGACCTTAAGCGTAAGACCAGAATCATATCGGAGAACAACCGAGAGATTGAGATCATCAATGAGATTCACAATTTATGGCTGAGAGCGCAAAATGCCCAGACTGCTGAACAAAAAATTGAAACTTATGATGAAATTTTGAAGGTTCGTCCGGGTGACTTGGAAGCGTTGACACACAAAGCGGATGCTGCAATGGACATGCGGGAATACCATTGGGCGATGAGTCTGTGCAACCGCGTACTTGAGGTAGATGATCAAAATGCTCATGCCCTGTACCAACGCGCTTGTGCTTACGCTAGATTAGGTGCAGAAGGTCAAGCTATCGATGATTTAGAGCGTTCGATTGAAACAAGTGGTTCTATGAGAGAGCTACTAGCTGAAGAGCCTGATTTTGAGATGCTAAGAGGTTTAGAACGATTTGAGGCTCTTTTCGAAGAGTAA
- a CDS encoding peptidoglycan DD-metalloendopeptidase family protein yields MKFLRSGLIIIAISAFSLATLLSFHSESVQEVSIKITPYQDSQSSDVAKVHSQSGSNFLVKVHYFVKVGDTLSNIFSSWKLPYGTVQKVMEADLESLKLDTIKPGDHLELLLDGDSKQLVELIFHESLVEQAVFTKNNDGSFDYQFHEVPGEWKEKLYAGTVHGSFSTSAYKAGLTTAQIANITRTLRDKINFARELRAGDSFNVLVKEQYTDNHLTGKTEVQGISINLRNREVAAFLAPDGRFYDRAGNSLEQAFDRYPVARQFRRITSSFNPYRKHPVTGRISPHNGTDFATPVGAPVYSTGDGRVVAIRNHPYAGKYLVIEHNSVYKTRYLHLSRFLVKKGQQVKRGQKIALSGATGRITGPHLHFEVLVRGRAVNAMKANLPMASSILPQNKKEFLARIASFDGLITDQKSSAS; encoded by the coding sequence ATGAAGTTTCTCCGCTCCGGCCTGATCATTATTGCGATCAGCGCATTTTCTCTTGCTACTTTGCTCTCTTTTCATTCAGAATCAGTACAAGAAGTCTCTATCAAAATAACACCTTATCAAGATTCTCAATCGAGTGATGTGGCCAAGGTGCATTCGCAATCGGGTTCCAACTTTCTCGTTAAAGTCCATTATTTTGTGAAAGTCGGCGACACGCTAAGCAACATATTTTCGTCATGGAAACTGCCTTATGGAACGGTTCAAAAGGTGATGGAAGCAGATCTTGAGTCTTTGAAATTGGACACAATAAAACCTGGTGATCATCTAGAGTTGCTTCTGGATGGTGACTCTAAACAGCTCGTTGAGTTAATTTTCCATGAAAGTCTCGTAGAACAGGCTGTCTTTACTAAAAATAATGATGGAAGCTTTGACTACCAATTCCATGAAGTGCCTGGAGAATGGAAGGAAAAGCTCTATGCAGGCACCGTTCATGGCAGTTTTTCGACGTCAGCATATAAAGCGGGGTTAACAACGGCCCAGATAGCTAATATAACCAGAACTTTGAGAGACAAAATCAACTTCGCAAGGGAGCTAAGAGCAGGTGATAGCTTTAATGTGTTGGTTAAAGAGCAGTACACCGATAATCACTTAACAGGCAAAACGGAAGTTCAAGGTATCTCTATTAACTTGAGAAACCGAGAAGTAGCGGCTTTTTTAGCTCCAGATGGTCGCTTTTACGACAGAGCGGGTAACAGCTTAGAGCAAGCCTTCGATAGATATCCGGTCGCTCGTCAGTTCCGTCGGATTACTTCATCATTTAACCCATACCGAAAGCATCCTGTGACAGGGCGTATATCGCCTCATAATGGCACTGACTTTGCGACACCAGTTGGTGCGCCAGTCTATTCAACGGGTGATGGTCGGGTTGTAGCGATTCGCAATCACCCATATGCAGGAAAATACTTGGTGATTGAGCACAACAGTGTTTACAAAACTCGTTACTTACACTTGAGCCGTTTCTTAGTTAAGAAAGGCCAACAAGTGAAACGAGGCCAGAAAATTGCGCTATCTGGCGCAACAGGTCGTATAACCGGTCCTCACTTGCATTTTGAAGTTTTGGTACGTGGTCGAGCGGTCAACGCGATGAAGGCGAACTTACCAATGGCAAGCTCTATTCTTCCTCAAAATAAGAAAGAGTTCCTTGCCCGAATTGCTTCATTTGATGGTTTGATTACTGATCAAAAGAGCAGTGCAAGTTGA
- a CDS encoding heavy metal-binding domain-containing protein, producing MIITTTQSVEGKRIVDYKGVIAGEAILGVNVFKDMFSGIRDFVGGRSGTYEKELEKARNYAFKELEQKAIEAGANAVVGVDIDYEVLGTGNGMLMVSASGTAVVVA from the coding sequence ATGATTATTACCACCACACAATCAGTCGAAGGTAAGCGCATTGTCGATTACAAAGGGGTTATCGCAGGAGAAGCTATTCTAGGCGTTAACGTTTTCAAAGATATGTTTTCAGGCATCCGTGACTTTGTTGGTGGGCGTTCTGGCACTTATGAAAAAGAGCTAGAGAAAGCACGTAACTACGCCTTCAAAGAGCTAGAACAAAAAGCCATTGAAGCGGGCGCAAACGCAGTTGTAGGCGTAGATATCGATTACGAAGTGTTGGGAACAGGCAATGGCATGCTAATGGTATCGGCGAGCGGTACAGCGGTTGTCGTTGCATAG
- a CDS encoding LysR substrate-binding domain-containing protein: protein MKKLVPLKSVYAFIAVAETGSMTEAARVLYVSHSAVSQAIKSLEQLVNKPLFQRVGRRVVLNAAGKRYYRKVAPALEQVIDATEELAKTPNDHRITLNMVNSLAMHWWIPRVPDFQAFAPSLDIRISTLTGPFDIEQEGVDIALVHGKPNEWDRYYSEKLGDDDLVLVCSPTLLKNQTGLSVEQLVKQNPTIGAFNPRRKHDWQVWCDHYQIPMPAFHSNLTFDISIQAVQAAIRSLGVLVTHRLFVKDDISHGMLVELGKPVANPHQDFYFVCPKNKLKQESVLKLRSWLRHEFTHSETTLSDDTQGQDQTINPCSE, encoded by the coding sequence ATGAAAAAGCTCGTTCCGCTTAAATCCGTTTATGCTTTTATTGCTGTGGCTGAAACTGGCAGTATGACCGAAGCCGCACGTGTTTTGTATGTCAGTCACTCTGCGGTAAGCCAAGCCATAAAGTCACTAGAACAACTGGTTAATAAGCCTCTATTTCAACGGGTAGGTCGTCGTGTCGTTCTTAATGCCGCGGGTAAGCGGTATTACCGAAAAGTCGCTCCTGCATTGGAGCAAGTCATAGACGCGACAGAAGAACTGGCCAAAACGCCTAACGATCACCGCATTACACTCAATATGGTGAATTCACTGGCGATGCATTGGTGGATTCCTCGAGTCCCCGACTTCCAAGCCTTTGCTCCTTCTCTTGATATCCGTATTTCCACGTTAACCGGCCCTTTTGATATCGAGCAGGAAGGGGTAGATATTGCCCTTGTCCATGGCAAACCTAACGAATGGGATCGCTATTACAGCGAGAAATTAGGCGATGATGATCTGGTATTGGTGTGTAGCCCTACCTTGTTGAAAAACCAAACGGGACTGAGCGTTGAGCAACTCGTGAAACAGAACCCAACCATTGGCGCATTTAACCCTAGGCGAAAGCACGACTGGCAAGTGTGGTGTGATCATTATCAAATCCCAATGCCCGCATTTCATAGCAACCTAACATTTGATATATCCATTCAAGCCGTGCAAGCTGCGATTCGTTCTCTTGGAGTGTTGGTTACCCATCGCTTGTTTGTGAAAGATGACATCAGCCACGGCATGTTAGTGGAACTGGGTAAACCCGTTGCTAACCCGCACCAAGATTTCTACTTTGTTTGCCCAAAAAACAAATTAAAACAAGAAAGTGTGCTAAAACTGAGATCATGGTTAAGGCATGAATTCACACACTCAGAGACAACATTGAGCGATGATACTCAAGGACAAGACCAAACTATCAATCCATGCAGCGAGTAG
- a CDS encoding DMT family transporter yields MSDITKATTFMLLSTFSLSISGLVAKYLSETMPISLLSFVRFLLPSLFLFLFLIFYKISKPTRKMWKPLVMRAIFMVACQWCFLTSLQTLTLIEGIVLFSTGPLFIPLLEKLIFGTKIHTTTVVCLAITFVGVVMMAGDWSQFEFGSDFFRPALLLGLLAGMFNSGSQVSLYRASKTSLTPAELNAWTFLVAAILVLPMVLFTSISVMPDVLEADGGDGALTVLLSIDGLGWIGLGAFGFALFTINTQIFRSKAYKLAESGSQLAPLIFTNMLFSALWQGLFFDDVFSTQQILGINLIVVASITNTLLAKRQYKVKTKQLPITTVNALNSEALGSVVKS; encoded by the coding sequence ATGTCTGATATTACCAAGGCGACGACTTTTATGTTGTTGTCGACATTCAGTTTGTCTATAAGCGGTTTAGTGGCTAAGTACCTATCTGAAACCATGCCCATTTCGTTGCTGAGTTTTGTGCGTTTCTTATTACCCAGCCTTTTTCTATTTCTTTTTTTGATCTTTTATAAAATTAGCAAACCGACACGAAAGATGTGGAAGCCTTTAGTGATGCGGGCGATTTTCATGGTGGCCTGTCAGTGGTGCTTTCTAACGTCACTACAAACCCTGACCCTTATTGAGGGGATTGTATTATTCAGCACCGGCCCTTTGTTTATTCCTTTGTTAGAAAAATTAATATTTGGCACAAAAATTCATACAACCACGGTGGTTTGCCTAGCGATCACTTTTGTTGGTGTAGTGATGATGGCAGGGGATTGGTCGCAGTTTGAATTCGGCTCGGATTTCTTTAGGCCTGCACTGTTGCTAGGATTGTTAGCGGGAATGTTTAACTCGGGTTCGCAAGTGAGTTTGTATCGAGCCTCTAAGACGAGCCTTACGCCAGCAGAGCTAAATGCATGGACGTTTCTAGTCGCAGCCATACTCGTGTTACCAATGGTTTTATTCACTTCCATTTCTGTTATGCCTGACGTCCTTGAAGCTGATGGAGGGGATGGCGCTTTAACAGTTTTACTGTCTATTGATGGTTTAGGTTGGATTGGACTTGGAGCATTTGGATTCGCGTTGTTTACCATTAATACGCAAATCTTCCGCTCTAAAGCCTATAAACTTGCAGAAAGCGGCTCTCAACTCGCGCCTTTAATTTTTACTAATATGCTATTCAGTGCGTTATGGCAGGGCTTGTTCTTCGATGACGTCTTCTCTACCCAGCAGATCCTTGGTATTAATCTGATTGTCGTGGCAAGCATTACCAATACATTACTGGCTAAAAGGCAATATAAAGTCAAAACCAAGCAACTCCCAATAACGACAGTGAATGCTTTGAACTCTGAGGCGTTAGGTTCTGTCGTTAAAAGTTAA
- a CDS encoding HD domain-containing phosphohydrolase — MKRRRYPLSIHITSLFLILTTLVGTVLISISYRHSQDLLLGTVREVSNEHRDKLESIFKQAIAPVVTTLNVMAVSPFVDHQNASIEKESWLASVDIIFKQNNNLMALFYGSDDGEFRIFRPLTSIKQRAENNAPSKATMMVSTTNLDGENVINFLDGAHQVISTVQAESKFNPTTRPWFRNAKPDGSIQLSEPYQFYFLQTHGITLSRRSADGKHVVGADFTLKSLSSQISKLAYSPQTRLALFDQHFNLLGEHQLDLSIPNLAPPTNQEAKLGGHPVGKLSGSEQDPSFFSIPKREQMAALKASVLGPLISDEEKFNLNLKNVEYNLNTWALTLTPVELTQHVTLYLAEATPHNDLLADLISMRDKQVAVAIGMLFICFGIVWFVANRLSQPLNTLMQLTDNIARFDFRRTHYPKSMIQEVANLTHSIELMEHTLHDLITLLRDTAGNQEFSILAKNIAHQSYLITKAETIVLFTQSEEKDVFDTAANLAIIPFKADINDFIKHTPWLLCQLKAGETIHLNREDNVLNYYQDSIFNSDLYLFPLLNREKLLVGIVAIGYERPITKMQADKHAFLRELLSFAEIAKDNIDQMQQQKNMLNAFIELIASAIDTKSPYTGGHCQRVPELTKWLTQATIDDDRYYPQFSLDSKQWEELMLAAWLHDCGKVTTPEYVVDKATKLETIYDRIHEVRMRFELLKQQAETDYWKAIANGALQEDQLKVLEQNLSELDEEFAFVADCNLGSESMTEEQLARLDQIAKRTWKRTLDDQLGLSWSEKERFNTQQNITEPNEKPSNSKEPILPVMEPLLADKPEHKIQWDNGFNPADMWQEEFVLKPGEVKYNQGELHNLKVRRGTLNDEERFMINDHIIQTFTMLNKLPYPSYLKNIPDIASGHHERIDGKGYPRGLSEDQLPLPSRAMAIADVFEALTSSDRPYKKGKHLDESLNIMTDMATSGHIDPKLYLLFLENKIYDKYAERFLEANQQSEIDQKKHIDRVKEYIRSLF, encoded by the coding sequence ATGAAACGCAGACGATACCCGCTGAGTATCCACATCACGAGCCTTTTCTTAATTTTGACGACGCTGGTCGGTACCGTTTTGATATCGATAAGCTATCGCCATTCTCAAGATTTGTTATTGGGTACCGTTCGCGAAGTAAGTAACGAACATCGCGATAAGCTGGAATCGATATTTAAACAAGCCATTGCGCCTGTTGTTACCACTTTAAATGTGATGGCGGTAAGCCCGTTTGTGGATCATCAAAACGCTTCAATTGAAAAAGAGTCTTGGTTGGCGTCAGTCGATATTATCTTCAAACAGAATAACAATTTAATGGCTTTGTTTTATGGCTCTGATGATGGTGAATTCAGAATTTTTCGCCCTTTGACGTCTATTAAACAAAGAGCTGAAAACAATGCGCCATCCAAGGCTACCATGATGGTCAGCACAACCAATCTAGACGGCGAAAACGTGATTAATTTTCTAGATGGTGCACACCAAGTGATCAGCACAGTACAAGCTGAGAGCAAATTTAACCCCACGACTCGACCTTGGTTTCGCAACGCAAAGCCCGATGGTTCAATACAACTTTCTGAACCCTATCAGTTCTATTTCCTTCAAACCCATGGTATTACACTCTCTAGACGTTCTGCAGACGGCAAGCATGTGGTTGGTGCCGATTTCACGCTAAAATCTCTCTCTTCTCAAATCAGTAAGCTGGCCTACTCTCCGCAAACACGATTAGCTCTATTCGACCAACACTTTAACCTTCTTGGCGAGCATCAACTTGATCTATCAATACCTAACCTAGCCCCTCCAACCAATCAGGAAGCAAAACTAGGTGGTCACCCTGTAGGAAAACTATCGGGTAGCGAACAAGATCCAAGCTTTTTTAGTATACCTAAACGTGAGCAGATGGCAGCTCTGAAAGCATCCGTATTAGGGCCCCTTATCTCAGATGAAGAGAAGTTTAATCTCAACCTAAAAAACGTGGAGTACAATTTAAATACTTGGGCATTAACGTTAACACCTGTCGAACTCACTCAACATGTCACACTATATTTGGCAGAAGCGACACCACACAATGATCTACTGGCTGACCTCATCTCTATGCGTGATAAGCAAGTGGCTGTTGCAATTGGTATGTTGTTTATCTGTTTCGGCATCGTATGGTTTGTGGCGAATCGCTTATCTCAACCACTCAATACACTCATGCAACTCACAGACAACATTGCGCGATTTGACTTCAGACGAACCCACTATCCAAAAAGCATGATTCAAGAGGTAGCAAACCTTACACACTCTATTGAACTCATGGAGCACACTCTTCATGACTTGATCACCCTACTTCGAGATACAGCGGGTAATCAGGAATTTTCGATACTCGCTAAGAACATTGCTCATCAAAGCTATTTAATTACCAAAGCTGAAACCATCGTGCTTTTCACTCAATCAGAAGAAAAAGATGTGTTTGATACGGCTGCTAATCTCGCCATTATTCCTTTTAAAGCGGACATCAATGACTTCATCAAGCATACCCCTTGGTTACTATGCCAACTTAAAGCAGGCGAAACCATCCATCTAAACCGCGAAGACAACGTTCTTAATTATTATCAAGACTCGATCTTCAATTCAGACCTGTATCTGTTTCCACTATTGAACCGCGAAAAACTGTTGGTCGGCATTGTTGCCATTGGTTATGAAAGACCGATCACTAAGATGCAGGCCGACAAGCATGCCTTTTTAAGAGAACTGCTCAGCTTTGCTGAAATAGCTAAAGACAATATCGACCAAATGCAACAACAAAAAAACATGCTCAATGCTTTCATCGAGCTGATTGCATCGGCAATTGATACCAAATCACCTTACACCGGTGGCCATTGCCAAAGAGTCCCAGAACTCACTAAATGGCTAACCCAAGCCACGATTGATGATGACCGTTATTACCCGCAATTTTCATTAGATAGTAAGCAGTGGGAAGAGTTGATGCTCGCTGCATGGCTTCACGATTGCGGTAAAGTCACCACGCCGGAATATGTGGTAGACAAAGCAACAAAACTCGAGACGATTTATGACCGAATCCACGAAGTTCGCATGCGTTTTGAGCTGTTAAAACAACAAGCGGAAACCGACTATTGGAAAGCCATAGCTAACGGGGCGCTTCAAGAAGATCAACTTAAAGTACTCGAACAAAACTTGTCAGAATTAGATGAAGAATTTGCCTTCGTTGCTGATTGCAACCTGGGCAGTGAATCAATGACGGAAGAGCAGCTTGCACGCTTAGATCAAATAGCAAAACGTACATGGAAGCGCACATTAGACGATCAATTAGGGTTATCTTGGTCTGAAAAAGAGAGATTTAACACTCAACAGAACATCACAGAACCAAACGAGAAGCCATCAAATAGCAAAGAGCCTATTTTACCTGTGATGGAGCCGTTACTTGCTGATAAGCCAGAACATAAAATACAGTGGGATAATGGCTTTAACCCTGCAGATATGTGGCAAGAAGAGTTCGTTCTTAAACCTGGAGAAGTAAAATATAATCAAGGTGAACTGCATAATTTGAAAGTACGTCGTGGCACCTTAAACGACGAAGAACGTTTCATGATCAACGACCATATCATTCAGACTTTCACCATGCTCAATAAGCTCCCTTATCCGTCTTATCTCAAAAACATTCCAGACATCGCGAGCGGACACCACGAGCGTATCGATGGTAAGGGATACCCAAGAGGCCTAAGCGAGGATCAATTGCCTTTACCGTCTCGAGCCATGGCGATTGCCGATGTGTTTGAAGCTCTAACCTCAAGCGACCGTCCGTACAAAAAAGGCAAACACTTAGACGAATCGCTCAATATCATGACCGACATGGCCACCAGCGGCCATATCGATCCAAAACTGTATTTGCTATTTTTGGAGAACAAAATCTACGACAAATACGCAGAGCGATTTCTTGAAGCTAACCAACAGTCCGAGATTGATCAGAAGAAGCACATAGATCGAGTAAAAGAGTACATACGCTCGTTGTTCTAG
- a CDS encoding phosphatase, with protein MELKVDTHTHTYASGHAYSTLIENAKSAKQNGLTMFCTTDHSESMPGAPHYWFFSNQRVLPRFIEDVAIIRGVESNIMNTQGEIDIHPSVDKNLDWVIASFHEPVFRPSDVTTHTEALLNVIKGGRIDALGHLGNPNFDFDFEAVIQCAAEHNVAIEINNTTLKGNSRVGSVDRCYEIARIAKAKGAFITTGSDAHFCIDVGGLDLVSSLLDEVGVDSSKVITHSPQQFLAFLALRGRQSIAEFSVFE; from the coding sequence ATGGAACTCAAAGTAGATACTCACACCCACACATACGCCAGTGGTCATGCATACAGCACGCTGATCGAAAACGCAAAATCGGCAAAGCAAAACGGATTAACCATGTTTTGTACTACCGATCATTCAGAGTCAATGCCAGGCGCGCCACACTATTGGTTTTTCAGCAACCAGCGTGTGCTCCCTCGTTTTATTGAAGATGTCGCTATTATTCGAGGTGTCGAGTCAAACATCATGAACACACAGGGTGAAATCGATATTCATCCGAGTGTGGATAAGAACTTGGATTGGGTGATCGCGAGTTTTCATGAGCCAGTATTTCGCCCCTCGGATGTCACTACCCATACAGAAGCATTGTTGAATGTGATTAAAGGCGGCCGAATTGATGCACTTGGTCATTTAGGAAACCCAAATTTTGATTTCGATTTTGAAGCTGTGATTCAATGTGCGGCGGAACATAATGTCGCAATCGAAATTAATAACACCACGCTTAAAGGCAATAGTCGCGTTGGCAGTGTTGATCGTTGTTACGAGATCGCAAGAATTGCTAAAGCGAAAGGTGCGTTTATTACGACAGGTAGCGATGCGCATTTCTGCATAGATGTGGGCGGGTTGGATCTCGTGTCTTCACTACTTGATGAGGTGGGCGTGGATTCGAGCAAGGTTATTACCCATTCACCACAGCAATTCTTAGCTTTTTTGGCATTGCGTGGTCGTCAATCGATTGCCGAGTTTTCGGTATTTGAATGA
- a CDS encoding cytochrome b562: MKTRSILLSGLIAAALLSGNAFANVDLKKNMQEMKLAFKQAAEAQSIEEMQKPIVRIDTLVAELKTGVYPIEKEEHFMEGFKKISVSIDSIEQKLDQGDFESAQQELRTIDGLREEYHEKRNPSIWSKIFG; the protein is encoded by the coding sequence ATGAAAACTCGCTCAATCCTTTTATCTGGCTTAATCGCTGCTGCGTTATTGTCTGGCAACGCATTTGCTAATGTCGATCTTAAGAAAAATATGCAAGAAATGAAGCTTGCATTCAAACAAGCGGCTGAAGCTCAAAGCATCGAAGAGATGCAAAAGCCTATAGTACGTATCGACACGTTAGTTGCTGAGCTGAAAACGGGTGTTTACCCAATTGAAAAAGAAGAACACTTCATGGAAGGCTTCAAAAAAATTAGTGTATCAATTGATAGCATTGAGCAGAAGCTAGACCAAGGTGACTTTGAATCTGCACAGCAAGAACTTCGTACTATTGACGGCCTTCGTGAAGAGTATCACGAGAAGCGTAATCCGAGTATTTGGAGCAAGATCTTCGGTTAA
- a CDS encoding PepSY-associated TM helix domain-containing protein encodes MLRNESQSSAKAQATSQSTSSVTTGSRTNIKNKDRNKTLYFLTWRWHFYAGLFVIPFMLMLSITGLVMLFDDEIELAFHQDAIEIVASGEPIKVSQQLAAVQHQYPQGTVTQFVPSKVPDLANRFSVSLEDGTSVFATVNQYTGEVVGEIPRSDSLYQLANDIHGTLLIGDWGDYLIEVAISLSILLLISGIYLWLPRDNASRAGFLKLRFASGTRILMRDLHANIGGTLSFILLLFILSGLSWTGFWGGKLVQAWSTFPAQMWDDIPLSNETHASLNHGSEEEMPWNLEQTPLPLSQDKPAEHVHQVEEAFEAHDHSKMGEDHSQHVLSASNFSIDDVIAKAQSLGFTQYKVNFPRSETGVYTVAANTMGGDIIDPTQDRTTHLDQYSGRILGEVTWQDYNLFAKTLAVGISLHQGDISIINKLLNALFCLAFILVSVTGGVMWWMRRPSGQRKLGTPPKFGDVGLWKVGLATVVVISVLFPLAGATIVTAMLLDWLLVSRVEKFKTALS; translated from the coding sequence ATGTTGAGAAATGAATCTCAAAGCTCTGCGAAAGCACAAGCGACTTCGCAGTCTACAAGCAGTGTAACAACCGGTTCGAGAACCAATATAAAAAACAAAGACCGCAATAAAACTCTCTACTTCCTCACTTGGCGCTGGCACTTCTATGCCGGGCTATTCGTTATCCCATTCATGTTGATGTTGAGTATTACTGGTTTGGTGATGTTGTTTGATGATGAAATTGAACTCGCTTTCCATCAAGACGCGATTGAAATTGTTGCATCGGGCGAACCGATCAAGGTGTCGCAACAATTAGCTGCCGTACAGCATCAATACCCACAAGGTACGGTGACACAGTTTGTTCCGAGTAAAGTCCCTGATCTTGCGAACCGATTTTCTGTATCGCTTGAAGATGGCACTTCCGTTTTCGCCACGGTGAATCAATACACTGGTGAAGTGGTAGGAGAAATCCCGCGCAGCGATAGCCTGTACCAACTGGCGAATGACATTCACGGCACTTTGTTGATTGGTGATTGGGGTGATTACCTAATTGAAGTCGCAATAAGCTTATCGATTCTGCTTCTTATCAGTGGTATTTACCTATGGTTACCAAGAGATAACGCAAGCCGTGCCGGTTTTCTTAAGTTGAGATTTGCTTCAGGAACGCGTATTTTAATGCGTGATCTGCATGCGAACATCGGTGGAACACTGTCATTCATTCTTCTGTTATTTATTCTTTCGGGATTGTCATGGACAGGTTTTTGGGGCGGTAAGCTAGTGCAAGCATGGAGTACTTTTCCTGCTCAAATGTGGGACGACATTCCTCTGTCTAACGAAACGCATGCTTCTTTAAATCACGGGTCTGAGGAGGAAATGCCTTGGAACCTAGAGCAAACGCCACTGCCTTTGTCTCAAGATAAGCCAGCAGAACACGTCCACCAAGTAGAAGAAGCGTTTGAAGCTCATGATCATTCTAAGATGGGTGAGGATCATTCTCAGCATGTATTATCTGCGAGTAATTTCTCGATTGATGATGTGATAGCAAAAGCTCAATCTCTTGGTTTTACGCAATATAAAGTCAATTTCCCGCGCTCAGAAACGGGTGTTTACACCGTGGCTGCGAATACCATGGGCGGTGACATTATCGATCCAACCCAAGATCGCACGACTCACCTCGACCAATATTCAGGGCGCATCCTAGGAGAGGTGACGTGGCAAGATTACAATTTATTCGCCAAAACCTTAGCCGTGGGTATTTCTCTGCACCAAGGTGATATCAGTATCATCAACAAGCTTCTAAACGCGTTGTTCTGTCTGGCATTCATTTTGGTGTCAGTGACTGGTGGAGTAATGTGGTGGATGCGCAGACCTTCAGGCCAGAGAAAGTTGGGAACGCCACCGAAGTTTGGCGATGTTGGACTTTGGAAAGTGGGCTTAGCGACCGTGGTGGTTATTTCAGTACTGTTTCCACTCGCAGGTGCCACCATTGTGACGGCAATGCTACTGGATTGGTTGTTGGTTTCGCGAGTTGAGAAATTCAAGACGGCATTGAGTTAA